From a region of the Aeoliella mucimassa genome:
- a CDS encoding family 43 glycosylhydrolase: MRKLLPCLLVIFALSANLQADDDFASWAATPPMGWNSWDCYGSSVTEAEVRSNAEFMAEHLKQHGWQYVVVDIRWTVQNPATRPYNQTDPVFTLDEHGRFIPAPNRFPSSQDGAGFKPLADYVHSLGLKFGIHLMRGLPKAAIDPALGAPAEGYPIADSQFTTRDVPVTDQGANWLRDMRGVRKSPAGQAYFDSMFKLYASWGVDYVKVDDLNNPYAQPGEKNYHADEIEMLRTAIDRCGRSIVLSTSPGPTPLDHASHIHDHANLWRVSNDFWDDWPALRRQFRQLQLWTPYRSEGHWPDGDMLPLGRLAIRGERGGERTTRFTPEEQQTLITAWAIARSPLMFGGDLPTSDQETIDLITNPEVLAVNQHGSRPQQVWRDASRILWVSDAPDHVAAGGKYLAVFNIADDNESFDDRLDPKWLGLAPGVEVRDLWTRQDLGKVAETLSIPTPPHGSRLLLVTGKPSSDAHLGRIAEKPLYVDPVYDGAADPVVIWNPDRQSWWMFFTNRRANRPNLRGVSWVHGTPISIAESRDGGASWQRVGDIQATGPGVDGEPTFWAPEVIAAGDQFHMFLTVVPGVFDDWRHPRAIVHLTSDDLVHWKSHGPIVLSSQRVIDACVYPLPSGGWRMWYNNEVDRKSIYYADSDDLFTWRDQGKAVGDQSGEGPTVFRFDDAYWMITDVWQGLALYRSDDLLSWQRQPHNLLQQPGLGDEDRVAGQHPDVVVQGDRAYLFYFTHPGRQGPRKGEDTPAQRRTVIQVVELHPENGTLTCDRDQPTRIQLQAPAE, from the coding sequence ATGCGAAAACTCCTTCCGTGTTTGCTCGTAATCTTCGCCTTGTCGGCCAACCTACAGGCGGACGACGACTTTGCCTCGTGGGCGGCCACTCCGCCGATGGGGTGGAATAGCTGGGACTGCTATGGCTCGTCGGTCACCGAAGCCGAGGTGCGTAGCAACGCCGAGTTCATGGCCGAGCACCTGAAGCAACATGGCTGGCAATACGTCGTAGTCGACATTCGTTGGACCGTGCAGAACCCCGCGACTCGCCCCTACAACCAAACCGATCCCGTGTTCACGCTCGATGAGCATGGGCGGTTCATTCCTGCTCCCAATCGCTTCCCTTCGTCGCAAGATGGGGCTGGATTCAAACCGCTGGCCGACTACGTTCACTCGCTCGGGTTGAAGTTTGGCATTCACTTGATGCGAGGCCTGCCCAAAGCGGCCATCGATCCGGCCCTCGGCGCCCCGGCAGAAGGCTATCCGATCGCCGACAGTCAATTCACCACTCGCGACGTTCCAGTGACCGACCAAGGGGCCAACTGGCTGCGCGACATGCGCGGCGTACGGAAGTCGCCCGCCGGGCAGGCGTACTTCGACTCGATGTTCAAGTTGTACGCCTCGTGGGGAGTCGACTACGTGAAGGTCGACGACCTCAACAATCCCTACGCCCAGCCTGGTGAGAAGAACTACCACGCGGACGAAATCGAGATGCTTCGCACCGCAATCGATCGTTGCGGGCGGTCGATCGTGCTGAGCACCTCGCCCGGCCCGACTCCACTCGACCACGCTTCGCACATTCACGACCACGCGAATCTCTGGCGGGTGTCGAACGACTTCTGGGACGACTGGCCGGCCCTCCGCCGGCAGTTCCGGCAGCTCCAGCTCTGGACACCCTATCGCAGCGAAGGGCACTGGCCCGATGGCGACATGCTTCCGCTCGGCCGCCTGGCGATTCGCGGAGAACGCGGAGGCGAACGCACCACGCGGTTCACGCCCGAGGAACAGCAGACGTTGATCACAGCCTGGGCGATCGCCCGCTCGCCGTTGATGTTTGGCGGCGACCTGCCGACCAGCGATCAGGAGACGATCGATTTGATCACGAACCCCGAAGTGCTCGCGGTGAATCAGCATGGCTCGCGGCCGCAACAAGTATGGCGCGACGCGTCGCGCATCCTCTGGGTGAGCGACGCACCCGACCATGTTGCCGCTGGTGGCAAATACCTGGCGGTGTTCAACATCGCCGACGATAACGAGAGCTTCGACGATCGCCTCGACCCCAAATGGCTCGGCCTCGCGCCCGGCGTCGAGGTCCGCGATCTCTGGACTCGGCAGGACCTTGGTAAGGTCGCCGAAACGCTTTCGATCCCGACTCCGCCACACGGGTCGAGGTTGCTGCTCGTCACTGGCAAGCCTTCCAGCGATGCGCACCTCGGCCGCATCGCCGAGAAACCGCTGTACGTCGATCCGGTGTACGATGGAGCGGCCGATCCCGTAGTGATTTGGAACCCCGACCGCCAGAGCTGGTGGATGTTCTTCACCAACCGCCGGGCCAATCGTCCCAACCTCCGCGGGGTCTCCTGGGTGCACGGCACTCCCATCAGCATCGCCGAATCGCGCGACGGAGGAGCCAGTTGGCAACGCGTCGGCGACATCCAAGCCACTGGCCCGGGAGTCGATGGCGAGCCCACCTTCTGGGCGCCCGAAGTGATTGCCGCTGGCGACCAGTTCCATATGTTCCTTACCGTCGTTCCGGGTGTGTTCGACGACTGGCGGCATCCGCGAGCCATCGTGCACCTGACCAGCGACGACCTGGTGCATTGGAAATCGCATGGGCCGATCGTGCTCTCTTCGCAGCGGGTGATCGACGCGTGTGTCTACCCGCTCCCCTCCGGAGGCTGGCGGATGTGGTACAACAACGAGGTCGATCGTAAGTCGATTTACTACGCGGATAGCGACGACCTTTTCACCTGGCGCGATCAGGGCAAGGCGGTTGGCGATCAGTCGGGCGAGGGCCCCACGGTGTTTCGCTTCGACGACGCCTACTGGATGATCACCGACGTCTGGCAAGGGCTCGCGCTCTATCGCTCCGACGACCTGCTTAGCTGGCAGCGCCAGCCTCACAACTTGTTGCAGCAACCTGGCCTCGGCGACGAGGACCGTGTCGCTGGGCAACACCCCGACGTGGTGGTGCAAGGCGACCGGGCGTATCTGTTTTACTTCACCCACCCCGGCCGGCAGGGCCCGCGGAAGGGCGAGGACACCCCCGCCCAGCGCCGCACAGTGATTCAAGTCGTAGAACTGCACCCGGAGAATGGCACCCTCACTTGTGATCGCGATCAACCAACTCGCATCCAGCTTCAGGCTCCTGCGGAGTAG
- a CDS encoding serine/threonine protein kinase: MSPRRITFLPTKATFKLGERLGMGTVGVVYQATSPDIDEPVALKLLHPNVSGDENIVNRFEREIMIMERLNHPHIVKHYGGGIMDGQHFYAMQLLDHGSLKDRLQEQGPLPWPQVAVYTIQIASALQHAHNHGIVHRDLKPSNLFFDEKGNLVLGDFGIARDTHSAEFTDHGMTVGTYAYMAPEQITADSHLGPKADLYSLGCVMYEMLTGSPPFKGANFAQVWEQHLNRDPEPLAKHGVDCPEWLESLVRQLLEKVPHDRPFSARTVQGYLHQHLVEEFGEEEAKELLTNLPSISNTAPIREQPRTWVLWLALAAIVAVCTIAVLRGS, from the coding sequence ATGTCTCCTCGTCGGATTACATTCCTGCCTACGAAGGCCACGTTCAAGCTTGGCGAGCGGCTTGGCATGGGAACCGTGGGAGTCGTGTACCAGGCGACGAGTCCCGACATCGACGAGCCCGTTGCGCTGAAGTTGCTGCACCCGAACGTGTCGGGCGACGAGAACATCGTGAATCGCTTTGAACGCGAGATCATGATCATGGAGCGGCTGAATCATCCGCACATCGTCAAGCATTACGGCGGCGGCATCATGGATGGGCAGCACTTCTACGCGATGCAATTGCTCGATCATGGTTCGCTGAAAGATCGCTTGCAGGAACAAGGTCCCCTGCCCTGGCCGCAGGTAGCGGTCTATACCATTCAAATCGCCTCGGCATTGCAGCACGCCCACAACCATGGCATCGTGCATCGCGACCTGAAGCCAAGCAATCTGTTCTTCGACGAAAAAGGTAACCTGGTACTCGGCGACTTCGGTATCGCCCGCGATACCCACTCGGCCGAGTTCACCGACCATGGCATGACCGTCGGCACGTACGCGTACATGGCGCCCGAGCAGATCACCGCCGACTCGCACCTTGGCCCGAAAGCCGATCTCTATTCGCTCGGCTGCGTGATGTACGAGATGCTCACCGGCAGCCCTCCTTTCAAGGGTGCCAACTTCGCTCAGGTGTGGGAGCAGCATTTGAATCGCGATCCCGAACCGCTTGCGAAGCATGGGGTCGACTGCCCTGAATGGCTTGAGTCGCTAGTGCGCCAGTTGCTCGAAAAGGTGCCGCACGATCGCCCCTTCAGCGCGCGGACCGTACAAGGCTATTTGCATCAGCATCTGGTCGAAGAGTTTGGCGAAGAGGAAGCCAAGGAGCTGCTGACCAACCTCCCTTCGATCAGCAATACCGCTCCGATCCGCGAGCAGCCGAGAACCTGGGTGTTGTGGCTCGCGCTGGCCGCGATCGTCGCCGTCTGCACGATCGCTGTGCTTCGCGGGTCATGA
- the trhA gene encoding PAQR family membrane homeostasis protein TrhA, giving the protein MITRFTQRRHYLPQEEVANWITHGAATLVAVVGMIQLLLLAFHQGNSWQLIGSAVFGLSMVLLYLASTVYHAVPERLHAAKQRGRRYDQAAIFLLIAGSYTPFILANMRTVVGWSLLAFVWVIALLGIYGELAEKLHSTAIRVGIYLAMGWSAVLATGSIIHVLPIQALVLIGLGGVAYTIGVVFFLWRQLPYHHAIWHLFVIAGTAFHFAAVFYYTL; this is encoded by the coding sequence ATGATCACACGCTTTACCCAGCGGCGACACTACCTTCCGCAGGAGGAGGTTGCCAATTGGATAACGCATGGTGCGGCTACTCTCGTTGCGGTAGTTGGCATGATTCAACTGCTTCTCCTGGCATTCCATCAAGGCAATTCCTGGCAGCTCATTGGTAGCGCGGTGTTCGGTCTGTCGATGGTTTTGTTATATCTGGCTTCGACGGTTTATCACGCAGTGCCTGAGCGTTTGCATGCTGCGAAGCAGCGCGGTCGTCGCTACGATCAGGCGGCGATTTTTCTGTTGATTGCCGGGAGCTACACTCCTTTTATCCTGGCGAATATGCGGACGGTCGTGGGCTGGTCGCTGCTGGCGTTCGTGTGGGTGATTGCCTTGCTCGGCATCTATGGCGAGCTGGCAGAGAAACTGCATTCCACCGCCATACGAGTCGGCATTTATCTGGCGATGGGCTGGTCGGCGGTGTTGGCAACCGGCTCGATCATACACGTGTTACCAATACAGGCACTCGTGCTGATTGGCCTGGGTGGCGTGGCCTACACCATTGGGGTGGTGTTTTTTCTCTGGCGGCAGTTGCCATACCATCACGCGATCTGGCATTTGTTTGTGATCGCGGGCACCGCGTTTCACTTTGCTGCGGTGTTCTACTACACGCTCTGA
- a CDS encoding ATP-binding protein: MDKSNHFQGISSLWSRCGFVLAALLLVAVVKWLTLEASIHTSDSDGALISLAGQQGMLSQRLGKAAVGLSLANEQNATNDWDYWNKVLSSVLEEFEHGHLAVRDLKSSAGLAGTHSPEVAAKLRAMQPSYNAITTFIDDLLANAKTAATDGSTLRIDNREMQRLLALTDEYLELMNETVFQLADESRAKVIATRDLSRWGMVATLILICLEAILVLAPAITRLRQEHEELLEAYGTIEDERARAIELNDSLVASWTMNESIFQTAADAIIVIDSSGRVKRANEAAASMFQVDRDHLIGSQLSHYVQLDSEELFRLCQDQSVGSQSTNLLISNQLVNGYRGTKAFPVELSVSSAYVNGRRIYTGILRDVSQRTEMESQLQQARKMEAIGVLSAGIAHEINTPIQFIATNLEFVKERFADAAAQEKEEQWSDGSSHEQTLHFDSDCQDLVTEISDALQDCESGLDRVIEVVQAMKEFSHKEAAETELVDINRCLRNAAIITRNHTKHLAEIDFSLGESCDVFGLNTPLYQAFVNLIINAADAIEELNGDNGQKGRIAISTRRDEQGVEVRISDTGCGMTTEVAARAFEPFFTTKGVGRGSGQGLAITYRSIVNLHGGRISIESEPGSGTTFRLLIPYEAVRHEDEPTAPPATGELAQSV, translated from the coding sequence ATGGATAAATCGAATCACTTTCAAGGCATCAGCTCGCTGTGGTCGCGGTGCGGGTTCGTACTTGCTGCGCTACTGCTGGTGGCCGTGGTGAAGTGGCTTACCCTTGAAGCGTCCATCCATACATCGGACTCTGACGGGGCGCTCATTAGTCTCGCTGGCCAACAAGGGATGCTTAGCCAACGCTTAGGCAAAGCGGCGGTCGGTTTGAGCCTGGCGAATGAGCAAAATGCCACGAACGACTGGGACTACTGGAACAAGGTGTTGTCGAGCGTGCTCGAAGAGTTTGAGCACGGCCATCTCGCGGTTCGCGATCTCAAGTCATCGGCCGGCCTGGCTGGTACCCACAGTCCCGAAGTCGCTGCCAAGCTGCGGGCGATGCAACCGAGTTACAATGCAATCACCACGTTCATTGACGATTTGCTGGCGAATGCCAAGACGGCTGCCACGGATGGTTCGACCCTTCGCATCGACAATCGGGAGATGCAGCGATTGCTCGCGCTCACCGATGAGTATTTGGAATTGATGAACGAAACCGTATTTCAATTGGCCGACGAGAGCCGGGCGAAGGTGATTGCGACTCGCGATCTTTCTCGCTGGGGCATGGTGGCGACACTAATTCTGATTTGTTTGGAAGCGATCTTGGTGCTCGCGCCGGCGATCACCCGGCTTCGCCAAGAGCACGAAGAGTTGCTGGAAGCATACGGAACAATTGAAGACGAGCGAGCCCGAGCGATCGAGCTGAACGACTCGCTGGTTGCTTCCTGGACGATGAACGAATCGATTTTCCAAACCGCTGCGGATGCGATCATTGTGATCGACAGCAGCGGGCGGGTAAAGCGCGCGAACGAAGCGGCCGCATCGATGTTCCAGGTCGATCGCGATCACCTTATTGGTTCGCAACTCAGTCACTACGTACAGCTTGATAGCGAAGAGCTGTTCCGGCTCTGTCAGGATCAATCGGTTGGGTCGCAGAGTACCAATCTGTTAATCTCGAACCAGCTTGTGAATGGGTATCGTGGCACCAAGGCGTTCCCTGTGGAGCTTTCGGTATCGAGCGCTTACGTGAATGGTCGGCGAATTTACACTGGTATTCTACGCGACGTGAGCCAACGGACCGAGATGGAAAGCCAGTTGCAGCAAGCGCGTAAGATGGAAGCCATCGGCGTACTGTCGGCTGGCATCGCCCATGAGATCAACACGCCGATTCAGTTTATCGCGACCAACTTGGAGTTCGTCAAGGAGCGATTCGCCGACGCTGCTGCGCAGGAAAAAGAGGAGCAGTGGTCGGACGGCTCGTCGCACGAACAGACGTTGCATTTCGATTCGGATTGCCAGGATCTGGTGACCGAGATTAGCGACGCACTCCAGGACTGCGAATCGGGCCTCGATCGGGTGATTGAAGTCGTCCAGGCGATGAAGGAGTTTTCGCATAAAGAAGCTGCAGAAACCGAATTGGTGGATATCAATCGCTGCCTGCGAAACGCAGCGATCATCACCCGCAATCACACGAAGCATCTTGCCGAAATCGATTTTTCGCTAGGCGAGTCGTGCGATGTGTTTGGCTTAAATACTCCCCTGTACCAAGCGTTTGTGAACCTGATTATCAACGCGGCCGACGCTATCGAGGAACTCAATGGCGATAATGGCCAGAAGGGTAGGATTGCGATAAGCACGCGTCGCGACGAGCAAGGGGTCGAGGTTCGCATCTCGGATACCGGTTGCGGGATGACCACCGAGGTGGCTGCGCGAGCGTTCGAGCCATTCTTTACGACCAAAGGCGTCGGGCGCGGCAGCGGACAAGGCCTGGCAATCACCTATCGGTCGATTGTTAATTTGCATGGCGGACGGATTTCGATCGAGAGCGAACCAGGATCCGGCACTACGTTCCGTTTGCTGATTCCGTACGAAGCGGTCCGGCACGAAGATGAACCGACCGCGCCGCCAGCTACTGGCGAGCTGGCTCAGAGCGTGTAG
- a CDS encoding 3' terminal RNA ribose 2'-O-methyltransferase Hen1: MLLTISTTHAPATDLGFLLQKHPDRCQTFELAVGKAHVFYPEASTECCTACLLLDIDPVELVRGRGNWKGGLLDQYVNDRPYVASSLMSVAIAQVFRSALSGKAPQREELVDTPLPLTARLEVLPVRGTAQTSPLELIEKLFAPLGYEIQATRHPLDEQFPEWGEGPYFTIELQHTIPLAKLLQHLYVLIPVFDNKKHYYIGSDEVDKLLTKGESWLADHPERATITRRYLTKRHSLVRQALARLVEEEATETDDDLTETPPSAETITPAEERELSLHDQRLGAVLAAIRSTGARRVLDLGCGEGKLLRELLADSQFTEILGMDVSVRALEIAHRRLKLDRLPDRQRDRIRLIHGALTYRDARLANFDAAALVEVIEHLDPPRLAALERVVFEHARPRAVVLTTPNREYNTMWESLPAGQMRHSDHRFEWTREEFETWARQLATRFGYQVRFLPVGPAEPEIGAPSQMAIFEWEGGESSSSVPLEIGDGN, from the coding sequence ATGCTGCTGACGATTTCGACGACTCACGCCCCGGCGACCGACCTGGGCTTTCTGCTGCAGAAGCATCCCGACCGCTGCCAAACCTTCGAGCTGGCAGTCGGCAAAGCCCACGTGTTCTATCCCGAAGCCTCCACGGAATGCTGCACCGCCTGCTTGCTGCTCGACATCGATCCGGTGGAACTCGTCCGCGGGCGGGGGAACTGGAAAGGGGGCCTGCTCGATCAATACGTCAACGATCGTCCTTACGTCGCTTCGTCGCTGATGAGCGTCGCCATCGCACAGGTGTTTCGTTCGGCCTTGTCGGGCAAGGCTCCGCAGCGTGAGGAACTCGTTGACACCCCGCTTCCGCTCACCGCCCGACTTGAAGTGCTCCCCGTGCGAGGCACTGCGCAGACTTCGCCGCTGGAGTTGATTGAGAAGCTGTTCGCCCCGCTCGGCTACGAGATTCAGGCGACTCGACATCCGCTCGACGAGCAATTCCCCGAGTGGGGCGAAGGTCCCTACTTCACGATCGAGCTACAGCACACGATTCCGCTGGCCAAGTTGCTGCAGCACCTGTACGTACTGATTCCCGTGTTCGACAACAAGAAGCACTACTACATCGGCAGCGACGAAGTCGACAAACTGCTGACCAAAGGAGAGTCGTGGTTGGCCGACCATCCCGAGCGAGCGACCATTACCCGCCGCTACCTCACCAAGCGGCACAGCCTGGTGCGCCAGGCGCTCGCCCGCTTGGTGGAGGAAGAAGCCACCGAGACGGACGACGACCTGACTGAAACACCCCCATCGGCAGAGACCATTACTCCGGCTGAAGAGCGCGAGCTGAGCCTGCACGACCAGCGGCTCGGGGCGGTGCTGGCGGCGATCCGTTCCACCGGCGCGCGGCGAGTGCTCGACCTGGGATGCGGCGAAGGCAAACTGCTCCGCGAACTCTTGGCCGACTCGCAGTTCACCGAAATCCTCGGCATGGACGTCTCGGTCCGCGCGCTGGAGATTGCTCACCGGCGGCTGAAGCTCGACCGTTTGCCCGATCGGCAACGAGACCGCATCCGCTTGATTCATGGAGCGCTTACCTACCGCGACGCGCGGCTGGCCAACTTCGATGCGGCCGCGCTGGTGGAAGTGATCGAGCATCTCGACCCACCGCGACTGGCCGCCCTGGAGCGAGTAGTGTTCGAGCACGCCCGACCGCGGGCGGTGGTGCTCACGACGCCGAACCGGGAGTACAACACAATGTGGGAGTCGCTGCCCGCCGGCCAGATGCGACACAGCGACCACCGCTTCGAGTGGACCCGCGAGGAATTCGAAACGTGGGCCCGCCAACTCGCCACGCGGTTTGGCTACCAAGTACGCTTCCTACCAGTCGGCCCAGCGGAACCGGAGATCGGCGCCCCGTCGCAGATGGCGATTTTTGAATGGGAGGGAGGGGAATCGAGTAGTTCGGTCCCCTTGGAGATTGGAGATGGAAATTAG
- a CDS encoding polynucleotide kinase-phosphatase: MAIEIPNLSLVVLIGPSGSGKSTFAQRHFLPTEVLSSDYCRGLVSDDPNDQAATTDAFDVLHYIAGKRLAAGRLTVVDATNVQREARQPLVKLAREHHVLPVAIVLDVREEICRERNNQRSDRHFGEHVIRQQRSQLRKSLKHLRREGFRHVIVLRSPAEIDEVTIERVPLWNDKRDVRGPFDFIGDVHGCCDELEQLLAQLGYQSQPVREPGPGWGSLCYTHPEGRQAVFVGDLVDRGPRVLDTVSLVRNMMHEGSALCVPGNHDVKLLRKLRGKNVQLTHGLAETMAELQAIDAAVRGTFEQELADFLDRLVSHYVLDEGKVVVAHAGMKQSMQGRGSGRVREFALYGETTGETDEFGLPVRYQWAADYRGDAMVVYGHTPVPEPDWLNKTVNIDTGCVFGGALTALRYPELETVSVAAKHTYCEPARPFLGDQQPAPENPTAAERDDLLDLADVTGKRIVSTRLRHNVTIREENGTAALEVMSRFAANPKWLVYLPPTMSPSETSLLPGYLEHPEQAFAYYRNQGVPTVVCEEKHMGSRAVVVICRDSQVAAKRFGVLEEAGVIVTRTGRRFFSDTQLEAALLERLRSAMDSAGFWDELNTDWAVLDCELMPWSAKAQELLRTQYAAVGASATAALPAVQAALTATTARLAGDEAELAAGLAERFARREQSAHQFVDAYRQYCWPVASLDDYKLAPFHLLATEARVHVQRDHQWHMQTLAEICRHDPAVLLATQYRTVDVTDPQAVDDAIGWWLKLTAQGGEGMVVKPLDFIAKGKKGLLQPALKCRGREYLRIIYGPDYTEPANLDRLRKRGLGTKRSLALREFALGVEALERFARREPLHRVHECVFGVLALESEPVDPRL; this comes from the coding sequence GTGGCGATTGAGATTCCAAACTTGTCCCTTGTCGTACTTATCGGCCCTAGTGGTTCGGGGAAGAGCACCTTTGCGCAGCGGCATTTTTTGCCGACCGAGGTGCTCTCGAGCGACTATTGTCGCGGGCTGGTGAGCGACGACCCGAACGATCAAGCCGCGACGACCGATGCGTTTGACGTGCTGCATTACATTGCCGGCAAGCGACTGGCCGCGGGGCGGTTGACCGTGGTCGACGCGACCAACGTGCAGCGCGAGGCCCGTCAGCCGCTGGTGAAGCTTGCCCGGGAGCATCATGTGTTGCCGGTGGCCATCGTACTCGACGTCCGCGAAGAGATTTGCCGCGAGCGCAACAATCAGCGGAGCGATCGCCATTTCGGCGAGCATGTGATTCGGCAGCAGCGTTCGCAGCTTCGCAAGTCGCTTAAGCACCTTCGCCGCGAAGGATTCCGCCATGTGATCGTGCTCCGCTCGCCTGCAGAGATCGACGAGGTAACCATCGAGCGAGTGCCGCTGTGGAACGATAAGCGCGACGTGCGTGGCCCGTTCGACTTCATCGGCGACGTGCATGGCTGCTGCGACGAGTTGGAACAACTGCTCGCGCAACTCGGCTACCAGTCGCAACCGGTCCGTGAACCAGGCCCCGGCTGGGGATCGCTGTGCTACACGCATCCCGAGGGTCGCCAGGCGGTGTTCGTCGGCGACCTGGTCGATCGTGGTCCGCGCGTGCTCGACACGGTGAGTCTGGTCCGCAACATGATGCACGAGGGATCCGCGCTCTGCGTACCAGGCAACCACGACGTGAAGCTGCTTCGCAAACTCCGCGGCAAGAACGTGCAGCTCACGCACGGGCTGGCCGAGACCATGGCCGAGCTGCAAGCAATCGATGCGGCAGTGCGCGGCACGTTCGAACAAGAGCTGGCTGACTTCCTCGACCGACTGGTGAGTCACTACGTGCTCGACGAGGGCAAGGTGGTGGTCGCCCACGCGGGCATGAAGCAATCGATGCAGGGCCGCGGCTCTGGGCGGGTGCGCGAGTTCGCCCTGTACGGCGAAACCACCGGCGAGACCGACGAGTTTGGCCTGCCGGTGCGGTACCAGTGGGCGGCCGACTACCGCGGCGACGCGATGGTGGTGTACGGCCACACGCCGGTTCCGGAGCCCGACTGGCTGAACAAAACGGTCAACATCGACACTGGCTGCGTGTTCGGCGGAGCGCTAACCGCGCTGCGCTACCCCGAGCTCGAAACCGTGTCGGTCGCGGCGAAGCACACCTACTGCGAGCCCGCCCGGCCGTTTCTCGGCGACCAGCAACCCGCGCCGGAAAACCCAACCGCTGCGGAGCGCGACGACCTGCTCGATCTGGCCGACGTTACTGGCAAGCGAATCGTCTCGACTCGGCTGCGACACAACGTGACGATCCGCGAGGAGAATGGCACCGCTGCGCTCGAAGTAATGAGCCGGTTCGCGGCCAATCCGAAGTGGCTCGTTTACTTGCCGCCGACGATGTCGCCATCGGAAACCAGTTTGCTGCCAGGTTACCTCGAACACCCCGAGCAAGCGTTTGCCTATTATCGCAACCAAGGCGTGCCGACCGTGGTGTGCGAAGAGAAGCACATGGGCTCGCGGGCGGTGGTGGTGATTTGCCGCGACTCGCAGGTGGCCGCCAAACGTTTTGGCGTGCTGGAGGAAGCCGGCGTGATCGTCACCCGCACCGGGCGGCGGTTCTTCAGCGACACCCAGCTCGAAGCCGCGCTGCTCGAGCGTTTGCGGAGCGCGATGGACTCGGCTGGCTTCTGGGACGAGCTGAACACCGACTGGGCGGTGCTGGACTGCGAGTTGATGCCTTGGTCGGCCAAGGCTCAGGAGCTGCTGCGCACGCAGTACGCAGCGGTGGGAGCATCGGCCACGGCCGCGCTGCCAGCAGTTCAGGCTGCGCTGACTGCAACCACCGCCCGACTCGCTGGCGACGAAGCCGAGTTAGCCGCGGGGCTTGCCGAGCGTTTTGCGCGTCGCGAGCAAAGTGCCCACCAGTTCGTCGACGCGTATCGTCAGTACTGCTGGCCGGTCGCTTCGCTCGACGATTACAAGCTGGCTCCGTTTCACTTGCTAGCGACCGAAGCCCGCGTGCACGTGCAGCGCGATCACCAGTGGCACATGCAAACGCTGGCCGAGATCTGTCGGCACGATCCCGCGGTGCTGCTGGCCACGCAGTACCGTACGGTCGACGTGACCGATCCCCAAGCGGTGGACGACGCCATCGGGTGGTGGCTCAAGCTTACCGCGCAAGGGGGCGAAGGGATGGTGGTCAAGCCGCTCGACTTCATTGCGAAAGGGAAGAAGGGACTGCTGCAGCCGGCCCTCAAGTGCCGCGGCCGCGAGTACCTGAGGATCATCTACGGTCCCGACTACACCGAGCCGGCCAACCTCGACCGCTTGCGGAAACGAGGGTTGGGCACCAAGCGTTCGCTCGCCTTGCGCGAATTCGCGCTGGGAGTCGAAGCCCTCGAACGATTCGCCCGCCGCGAGCCGTTGCATCGGGTGCACGAGTGCGTCTTCGGCGTGCTCGCCTTAGAGAGCGAACCGGTCGACCCCCGACTATAG
- a CDS encoding metallophosphoesterase family protein, giving the protein MRITGIEPVLLLEIPFLNAGRGAGGYYRDRLPVHLGYVDTLPQGTSALIVTADLQGRETFDTSAGSPLRLLGEVLPRWLVEQVLCALTLPAGEIGVLLAGDFYTVPALDKRGGSGDVTSVWQAFADEFDWVVGVSGNHDLFGDAADRPRLASGMHFLDGDIVQLGDRRIAGLSGITGNPRRPWRRDEQAYLDALELLLCDAPEILLLHDGPGIAEHGLAGSHRIRHTLEQADPLLIVRGHAHWDVPLAELTNTTQVLNVDARVVVLLESPR; this is encoded by the coding sequence ATGCGTATCACCGGTATCGAGCCTGTTCTGCTGCTGGAAATCCCATTTCTCAATGCCGGACGTGGAGCTGGTGGGTATTACCGCGACCGGCTGCCGGTGCACCTTGGGTACGTCGACACTCTGCCCCAGGGGACTTCGGCCCTGATCGTGACCGCCGACCTGCAAGGCCGCGAGACGTTCGATACGTCGGCCGGTAGTCCCCTGCGACTGCTCGGCGAGGTGCTACCTCGCTGGCTCGTGGAGCAGGTGCTGTGCGCTCTCACACTACCAGCTGGAGAGATCGGAGTGCTCCTGGCGGGCGACTTCTACACCGTGCCGGCGCTCGACAAACGAGGCGGATCAGGCGACGTGACGTCGGTCTGGCAAGCATTCGCGGATGAGTTCGACTGGGTTGTTGGAGTCTCCGGGAATCACGATCTGTTTGGCGACGCGGCCGATCGTCCCCGGCTTGCCAGCGGCATGCACTTTCTCGATGGCGACATCGTTCAGCTAGGCGATCGTCGCATCGCAGGATTGAGCGGCATCACCGGCAACCCCCGGCGACCGTGGCGGCGCGACGAGCAGGCGTATCTCGATGCGCTGGAGCTACTGCTCTGCGACGCTCCCGAGATACTTCTTTTGCACGACGGACCCGGCATCGCCGAGCATGGCCTGGCTGGTTCGCACCGCATCCGTCACACGCTTGAGCAAGCAGACCCGCTGCTGATTGTGCGAGGCCATGCTCACTGGGACGTTCCGCTAGCCGAATTGACGAACACAACGCAAGTGCTGAACGTCGATGCGCGAGTCGTCGTGCTCCTCGAGTCCCCGCGCTAA